CTCACCCTGGAAGAACAGGAAGAGTTGATAGATGTTTTGTCTCGTCGCATTGCCGAGCGTCGTCGGAACCTGCTGGCTCGAGATGTGCGGAGCGCTCGAGATGAGTTGCGCAAAGGTCGTTGTAGGCCGGTCACCACCGATGAGATCATGACGGAAATATTATCATGAAGCGTCTCTTGCTCCGGTCCAATGCTTTCATTCGGGCAGCACGCCGGATCGTGAATAAGAACCTATCCAGAAACCACCTGTGGACTTTGCGACACCCCCCTTTAATTCCCCCCTCGAGGGGGGAATTAAAGGGGGGTGTCCGCTGCCGAGGTAGGTTTTTGGATAGGCTCTAAGAACCCTCAACTCACCGAAGATATCTGGCACTGGAACTCCTGGCTGAAGATGCTTTCCACCCCCTGTTAAGAACCCATAAATTGAAGGGAAAGCTGGAAGGATCATGGGCATGCAGTGCGGGATATGATCTCAGAATCATTTTTGAATTTACCCAATACGAAGGATCAGAAACCATTCTCCTGGAATCCATCGGAACACACCAAGAAGTTTACTGATGGTTCTATCTTTCGAATACCCCATCTCGAGATGGGCCAAAATGTATTGCAAGGAGATGAACCGTCCTCAAGTCCTTGCCACCTTTATCATCCTCTCAAGGCGGCTGAGGACCTCGTCGGTCAGGAGTTCGGATTTTTTGGCCCGCATGGCGTCGGCTTCGCGGCATGCCGCTTCTATGGCGGCTTTCAGGAATACTTTTGGTGTGTCGATGTACGTGTCCTCTCCAGCGTGCGTGATGCTCACATCCAACAAGAGTCCGGAGAGCTTTCTCGCAACGCCTGAGGGGATATGCCGGATTCTCAAGGATTCCCGGTCCTTGTAATCCTCTTCGATGCTTTCGATCTCCCGCCAGAAGAGGGTCTGTCCTTTCCCGAGCATTTTGCGATCCATCATCAAGCCTCGGATGATCAAATAGTTCAAGACGATCTGCGAACGGGCGGCGCGTTCGTTTTCCTTTTCGATTTGGGGCATGGAAATATGAACCTTGAGGTCCTCCT
This region of Desulforhabdus amnigena genomic DNA includes:
- a CDS encoding type II toxin-antitoxin system RelE/ParE family toxin encodes the protein MALELLAEDAFHPLLRTHKLKGKLEGSWACSAGYDLRIIFEFTQYEGSETILLESIGTHQEVY